One window of Desulfobacca acetoxidans DSM 11109 genomic DNA carries:
- the dapF gene encoding diaminopimelate epimerase → MNRIPFWKMQGSGNDFVLIDHRRSFISDGERAGFARKVCAPKFGVGADGLIFLESSATVDFRWRFFNADGSEAEMCGNGGRCAARFAYLHGIAGEKMAFETLAGVIHAEVLDRRVKLELSPPHGLRLGLEIPLSAKTWTGHFINTGVPHVVLPLADLEAAPVTEVGRAIRFHSLFEPAGTNVNFIRRSGFRELQVRTYERGVEAETLACGTGSVAAALIASRLWGMASPVVVHPASGETLKIYFDAAGDIFRSVFLEGGAAVVFQGELWRDEL, encoded by the coding sequence ATGAACCGTATTCCCTTCTGGAAAATGCAGGGCAGCGGCAACGATTTTGTTCTCATCGACCACCGCCGATCTTTCATCAGCGATGGCGAGCGCGCCGGTTTTGCCCGAAAAGTCTGCGCCCCTAAATTTGGGGTAGGGGCCGATGGGCTGATTTTTCTTGAGTCGTCGGCAACGGTCGATTTCCGGTGGCGCTTTTTTAACGCCGACGGCTCTGAGGCCGAGATGTGTGGCAACGGTGGCCGCTGCGCCGCCCGCTTCGCCTATTTGCATGGCATTGCCGGGGAAAAGATGGCATTCGAAACCCTGGCCGGGGTCATCCATGCCGAAGTCCTGGACCGACGGGTGAAACTCGAATTAAGTCCGCCCCACGGTCTCAGGCTTGGCCTGGAAATTCCGCTGTCGGCCAAGACCTGGACCGGCCATTTCATCAACACCGGTGTCCCCCATGTAGTCCTGCCGCTTGCCGATCTTGAGGCCGCTCCGGTGACGGAAGTAGGCCGGGCCATACGGTTTCATAGTCTATTCGAACCGGCCGGCACCAACGTCAATTTTATCCGACGTTCAGGCTTCCGGGAATTACAGGTGAGAACATATGAACGGGGCGTTGAAGCCGAGACTCTGGCCTGCGGCACCGGCTCCGTGGCCGCGGCCCTGATCGCCTCCCGCCTGTGGGGTATGGCCTCACCAGTCGTTGTCCACCCTGCCAGCGGTGAAACCTTAAAGATTTATTTTGATGCTGCAGGGGATATTTTTCGGTCAGTATTTCTGGAAGGCGGCGCTGCGGTAGTCTTCCAGGGTGAATTATGGCGCGATGAATTGTAG
- a CDS encoding fibronectin type III domain-containing protein — protein MKLIDLFFRISLIIFLGALIACGCGKKMNPIPPDSLVPGAVRNFTVVQDGQGLSLQWLFPRVNIEGQPLTDIQGFRILRSQDRLDSTAACPPELTRLADIDLAFPQAGEVQGEQVRYRDEMLEPGYRYFYQIVGYDPNGKLGLESPTVSREWDILPQTPGGLKAQAGDRQVLLTWTPVNLLANGRPLSGPVSYNVYRQAPGESFVAANPEPLGEPRFQDIAVLNDIDYRYLVRAVRPIRSDTLESLDSAIQTAKPEDLTPPAPVLNLVAAPTMKGLELRWEASPEPDLAGYRLYRRSLAEPQFRLLNTQLLTKPYFIDQQTTKGVSYYYYVIAVDNSRRANPSQPSEVVEATR, from the coding sequence ATGAAACTGATTGATCTCTTTTTTCGGATAAGCCTGATTATTTTTCTCGGGGCCTTAATAGCCTGCGGCTGCGGCAAAAAAATGAATCCCATACCGCCGGATTCCCTGGTTCCCGGAGCGGTGCGCAATTTTACGGTAGTTCAGGATGGTCAGGGATTAAGCCTGCAATGGCTGTTCCCCAGGGTGAATATCGAAGGCCAGCCGCTCACCGATATCCAAGGTTTTCGGATTCTGCGCAGTCAGGACCGCCTGGATTCTACTGCCGCGTGTCCGCCGGAGTTGACCAGGCTGGCGGATATTGATCTGGCCTTTCCCCAGGCAGGGGAGGTTCAGGGAGAGCAGGTGCGATACCGGGATGAGATGCTGGAACCGGGTTATCGCTATTTTTATCAGATCGTGGGTTACGACCCGAACGGCAAACTTGGCCTGGAATCGCCTACTGTCTCGCGTGAGTGGGACATCCTTCCCCAAACGCCGGGAGGTTTAAAAGCGCAAGCCGGGGATCGACAGGTGCTGCTCACCTGGACGCCGGTAAACCTTCTGGCCAACGGCCGTCCTTTATCAGGTCCGGTGAGCTACAACGTCTACCGGCAGGCCCCAGGGGAGAGTTTTGTCGCCGCCAACCCCGAGCCGTTGGGAGAGCCAAGGTTTCAGGATATTGCAGTTCTTAACGATATCGACTATCGCTACCTGGTGCGGGCAGTGCGCCCTATCCGCTCAGATACCCTGGAAAGCCTCGATTCTGCCATACAAACGGCTAAACCCGAGGATCTGACTCCCCCGGCGCCGGTGCTCAACCTGGTGGCGGCGCCCACCATGAAGGGCCTGGAGTTGCGCTGGGAGGCCAGCCCGGAACCCGACCTGGCCGGTTATCGCCTCTACCGCCGCTCCCTGGCGGAACCGCAGTTCCGGCTGCTCAATACGCAGTTGCTCACTAAACCCTATTTTATAGACCAACAGACAACTAAAGGTGTAAGCTATTATTACTATGTGATCGCGGTCGATAACTCCCGCCGCGCCAACCCGAGCCAACCCTCTGAGGTGGTGGAGGCAACGCGCTAG
- a CDS encoding fumarylacetoacetate hydrolase family protein → MRLIRFAYQGRSHYGVLDDDVVFPLTGPPVGDFALLKYCFSLSEVQLLAPCEPSKIIALGLNYRDHAAEMRMALPTEPLIFLKPSTAVIGPSTPIVYPPQSCRVDYEAELGVVIGRPVSKVSEAKAKNYILGYTCVNDVTARDLQKKDGQFTRSKSFDTFCPLGPWIETDIADPDNLVVEAILNGERRQHSTTQNLVFGVAALISFISHIMTLLPGDVIATGTPSGVGPMQPGDHIEIRVEGVGSLHNHVTR, encoded by the coding sequence ATGCGGTTGATCCGCTTTGCTTATCAGGGACGGAGCCACTACGGCGTCTTAGATGACGACGTGGTCTTTCCCCTTACCGGGCCGCCAGTGGGTGATTTTGCTCTGCTCAAGTACTGTTTTTCTCTCTCTGAGGTGCAGTTGCTGGCGCCGTGCGAACCGAGCAAGATCATTGCCTTGGGACTCAACTACCGGGATCATGCGGCCGAAATGCGGATGGCACTACCGACCGAGCCGTTGATCTTCCTGAAACCCTCGACTGCGGTCATCGGACCGAGTACCCCGATTGTTTATCCGCCCCAATCCTGCCGCGTTGATTATGAAGCGGAATTAGGTGTGGTCATCGGTCGCCCTGTCTCAAAGGTAAGCGAAGCCAAGGCCAAAAACTATATCCTGGGCTACACCTGCGTCAACGACGTCACCGCCCGGGACCTGCAAAAAAAAGACGGCCAGTTTACCCGCTCTAAGAGCTTTGATACCTTTTGTCCCTTGGGACCCTGGATCGAAACCGATATCGCTGATCCCGACAACCTGGTGGTGGAGGCCATCCTCAATGGAGAACGTCGCCAGCACAGCACTACCCAAAATCTGGTCTTCGGGGTCGCCGCCCTGATAAGCTTCATCTCGCATATCATGACGCTCCTGCCGGGAGACGTCATCGCCACCGGCACCCCGTCCGGGGTGGGGCCCATGCAGCCCGGAGACCATATCGAAATCCGGGTGGAAGGGGTCGGTTCGTTGCATAATCATGTCACACGATGA
- the argH gene encoding argininosuccinate lyase, whose product MHSNNKEKPWGGRFGGGTAKLVEEFTCSLHFDRRLYRYDIAGSMAHARMLARQGILTAAEAEAIVNGLQTVQGEIDAGTFLFDPGDEDIHMAVERRLTAIIGEAGRKLHTARSRNDQIALDIRLFLRDQVGVLIEALQDLRRAGVRLARRYFSVILPGYTHLQRAQPVLFSHHLLAYDEMWRRDQGRLRDCLVRFNVCPLGAAALAGSTFPIDPPYTAELLDFPAILNNSLDAVSDRDFIVEFAAAASLIMVHLSRLAEELILWSSAEFAFIEIADAFCTGSSIMPQKKNPDVAELIRGKSGRVIGHLTGLLVTLKGLPLAYNRDLQEDKEPLFDTVDTVLPCVRLMAGVLDNLALKKEKIAAALQGGFLTATDMADYLVTQGVPFRTAHAQVGQTVRFAETQGKELADLTLEEIKQFAPLAEADLFGWLQIEQSVNRRCSPGGTAAGRVAEALAAVEQELGLTS is encoded by the coding sequence ATGCACAGCAACAACAAAGAAAAACCCTGGGGCGGGCGATTCGGCGGTGGCACCGCCAAGCTGGTGGAGGAATTCACCTGTTCCCTGCACTTTGATCGGCGCCTGTATCGCTATGATATCGCCGGGTCCATGGCCCATGCCCGCATGTTGGCCCGGCAGGGGATTCTGACCGCCGCGGAGGCTGAGGCCATCGTAAACGGGCTCCAGACGGTGCAGGGTGAGATCGACGCCGGGACGTTCCTTTTCGACCCTGGCGATGAAGACATCCACATGGCCGTAGAGCGGCGCCTGACGGCGATTATCGGGGAGGCCGGCCGCAAACTGCATACCGCCCGGAGCCGCAACGATCAGATAGCCTTGGATATCCGGCTGTTTCTACGGGATCAGGTCGGCGTCCTGATAGAGGCCCTGCAGGACCTGCGGCGGGCCGGGGTGCGGCTGGCCCGGCGTTATTTCAGCGTCATCCTGCCGGGCTATACTCACCTGCAGCGGGCCCAGCCGGTGCTCTTCAGCCACCACCTGTTGGCCTATGATGAGATGTGGCGGCGTGATCAGGGGCGGCTGCGGGACTGTCTGGTACGGTTCAATGTCTGCCCGCTCGGGGCGGCGGCGCTGGCCGGTTCCACCTTCCCGATCGACCCGCCCTATACCGCAGAACTGCTGGATTTCCCGGCCATCTTAAACAACAGTCTGGATGCCGTCAGCGACCGGGATTTTATCGTGGAGTTCGCCGCCGCCGCCAGTCTGATTATGGTGCATCTGAGCCGCCTGGCGGAGGAATTGATCCTGTGGTCCTCGGCGGAATTCGCCTTTATTGAAATTGCCGATGCCTTCTGCACCGGCTCATCTATCATGCCTCAAAAGAAGAACCCGGATGTGGCGGAGTTGATCCGAGGTAAAAGCGGTCGGGTTATCGGCCATCTCACCGGCCTCCTGGTAACCTTGAAAGGCCTGCCTCTGGCGTATAACCGGGACCTGCAGGAAGACAAAGAACCACTTTTTGACACCGTGGATACGGTATTGCCGTGCGTCCGCCTCATGGCCGGGGTGCTTGACAATCTCGCTTTAAAAAAGGAAAAAATCGCCGCCGCCTTGCAGGGGGGATTCCTGACGGCTACTGATATGGCGGACTATCTGGTCACCCAGGGCGTGCCGTTCCGCACCGCCCACGCGCAGGTAGGACAGACGGTGCGCTTCGCCGAGACCCAGGGCAAAGAGCTGGCAGATTTGACTCTGGAGGAAATCAAGCAGTTCGCACCATTGGCAGAAGCCGACCTTTTTGGGTGGCTGCAGATTGAGCAGTCCGTCAACCGGCGGTGCTCCCCCGGTGGTACTGCCGCCGGGCGGGTGGCGGAGGCCTTGGCCGCGGTGGAGCAGGAATTGGGACTGACTTCCTGA
- the dapA gene encoding 4-hydroxy-tetrahydrodipicolinate synthase, translated as MIQGAIVAIVTPFKDGQLDEETYRELIEFQIAGGTHGIVPCGTTGESATLSHHEHKRVVEICIEQVKKRVPVIAGTGSNNTAEAVELTKHAQSAGADAALMITPYYNKPTQEGLYQHYKAIAEATHIPIIVYNVPGRTSLNLLPETVARLAKLPNIIGIKEATGDLNQGARVIRLCPENFIVLSGDDFTALPLMCLGGRGVISVISNVVPDDMAGMCNAFLSGNLGTARSLHYKMWPLMEAMFFETNPVPAKTALKLMGRISGEVRLPLCNMSPANEERLRQVMVNYGLI; from the coding sequence ATGATCCAAGGAGCTATTGTCGCCATCGTGACGCCGTTTAAGGATGGCCAGTTGGATGAAGAGACCTATCGGGAACTCATTGAGTTCCAGATTGCCGGCGGTACTCATGGCATCGTACCCTGCGGCACCACCGGGGAATCCGCCACCCTCTCCCACCACGAGCACAAGCGTGTGGTAGAAATCTGTATTGAGCAGGTGAAAAAACGGGTTCCGGTCATCGCCGGCACCGGTTCCAACAACACCGCCGAAGCGGTGGAGCTTACCAAACACGCCCAGTCAGCGGGAGCAGACGCCGCCCTGATGATTACTCCTTACTACAATAAACCGACTCAAGAAGGACTGTACCAACACTATAAAGCCATTGCCGAAGCCACGCACATCCCGATCATCGTCTATAACGTGCCGGGACGCACCAGCCTCAATCTGCTGCCCGAGACCGTAGCCCGGCTGGCAAAGCTGCCGAACATCATCGGTATTAAAGAGGCTACCGGCGACTTGAATCAGGGTGCCCGGGTAATCAGACTCTGCCCGGAAAATTTTATTGTGCTCTCGGGGGACGATTTCACCGCCCTCCCCCTCATGTGCCTCGGCGGCAGGGGCGTCATCTCAGTCATCTCGAATGTCGTTCCTGACGATATGGCCGGGATGTGCAATGCCTTCCTGTCTGGGAACCTCGGCACGGCCCGGAGCTTGCATTACAAAATGTGGCCTTTGATGGAGGCTATGTTTTTCGAGACCAACCCCGTACCCGCCAAGACCGCCCTGAAGCTGATGGGCAGGATCAGCGGCGAGGTGAGGCTGCCGCTATGCAATATGTCCCCCGCCAATGAGGAAAGACTGCGGCAGGTCATGGTAAATTACGGGCTGATCTAA
- a CDS encoding TFIIB-type zinc ribbon-containing protein has protein sequence MKCPLCNVELRITERQGIEIDYCPQCRGVWLDRGELDKLIERSYSTSPPPSPGYQEPRGYQHHHGERQPQYQQHYQQQPQYQQQQYQQPDQPHGHQKSRKKRGFLEDLFDFD, from the coding sequence ATGAAATGCCCTCTTTGCAATGTGGAACTTCGCATTACCGAAAGACAAGGGATCGAAATCGATTATTGCCCCCAATGCCGAGGGGTATGGTTGGATCGTGGTGAATTGGATAAGCTCATCGAACGTTCCTACAGCACCTCCCCGCCGCCCTCACCAGGATACCAGGAGCCGCGGGGATACCAACATCACCACGGGGAACGCCAACCGCAGTACCAGCAGCACTATCAACAACAGCCGCAGTACCAGCAGCAGCAATATCAACAGCCTGATCAGCCCCATGGACATCAAAAAAGCCGCAAAAAACGGGGATTTTTAGAAGACCTGTTCGATTTTGATTAA
- the dapB gene encoding 4-hydroxy-tetrahydrodipicolinate reductase, producing the protein MIKAIVGGAGGRMGGRIIHMLAGAEGIVLAAAFEKPGHPAVGQTVGEAVGLPDNKLKIAGSLAEVLPEGEVIIDFTHPEVSLKHLRQAAPAGKAMVIGTTGFSAAQLEEIRNLSKSARVVLAPNMSVGVNLMFKVAADIAQVLSSGYDVEIVEAHHRLKKDAPSGTAMKLAQVIAAALERDLDKVGVYERKGMIGQRTDAEIGIQTVRAGDIVGEHTVIFGGIGERLEIIHRAHNRDNFARGAVRAAQWIVGQPFGFYDMQDVLGLK; encoded by the coding sequence ATGATCAAAGCAATTGTTGGGGGAGCCGGCGGTCGCATGGGCGGCCGCATTATCCACATGTTGGCCGGGGCTGAGGGCATTGTCCTGGCTGCAGCCTTTGAAAAACCCGGACATCCCGCCGTCGGCCAGACGGTGGGAGAGGCCGTAGGCTTACCGGACAATAAGCTCAAGATAGCTGGCAGCCTGGCAGAAGTCCTGCCCGAAGGCGAGGTGATCATCGATTTTACCCATCCGGAGGTCTCCCTAAAACACCTCAGGCAGGCCGCTCCAGCGGGGAAGGCCATGGTCATCGGCACTACCGGCTTCTCTGCCGCCCAACTAGAGGAAATCAGAAATCTGTCAAAAAGCGCCCGGGTGGTGCTAGCTCCCAATATGAGCGTCGGCGTCAACCTGATGTTCAAGGTGGCGGCGGATATCGCGCAAGTCCTCAGCTCCGGCTATGATGTGGAGATCGTTGAGGCTCATCATCGTTTGAAAAAAGACGCCCCCAGCGGCACCGCCATGAAGCTGGCCCAGGTCATCGCGGCGGCCTTGGAGCGTGACCTGGATAAAGTCGGCGTCTATGAACGCAAGGGCATGATCGGCCAGCGGACCGACGCTGAAATCGGCATTCAGACCGTCCGGGCCGGCGATATTGTCGGCGAACACACTGTCATCTTCGGCGGTATCGGCGAACGGCTGGAGATCATCCACCGGGCTCACAACCGCGACAACTTCGCCCGCGGTGCGGTCCGGGCGGCCCAATGGATCGTCGGGCAGCCCTTCGGGTTCTATGATATGCAGGACGTCCTGGGATTGAAATAG
- a CDS encoding argininosuccinate synthase: MNELNKIVLAYSGGLDTSVILKWLMETYQCPVVAYAADLGQGDELSEVAVKAKATGAAEVHILDLKEEFARDFIFPMFRANALYEGAYLLGTSIARPLIAKAQVEVAKKTGADAVSHGATGKGNDQVRFELTYMALAPELKIIAPWREWGLQGRADCVAYAEKHGIPVPVTQEKPYSSDRNLLHISFEGGILEDPWAEPPADMFVLTQSPQEAPNTPQYLEIDFASGDPVAVDDKKMSPFQIIDHLNKVGGEHGIGRVDLVENRYVGLKSRGVYETPGGTILRAAHHAVESLTLDREVMHLRDSLIPRYAELVYYGYWFAPERTALQALIDEAQKPVTGTARLQLYKGNVTVVGRKAPKSLYRPDLVTFEAGGDYQQADATGFIRLNALRLKIRAKLGER; encoded by the coding sequence GGGGATGAGTTGTCCGAGGTGGCGGTGAAGGCCAAGGCCACCGGCGCCGCGGAAGTACATATCCTGGATTTGAAGGAAGAGTTTGCCCGAGATTTCATCTTTCCCATGTTCCGGGCCAATGCCCTCTATGAAGGAGCCTATCTGCTGGGCACCTCCATCGCCCGGCCCCTCATTGCCAAGGCCCAGGTGGAGGTGGCCAAAAAGACCGGGGCCGACGCGGTGAGCCATGGGGCCACCGGCAAGGGCAACGACCAGGTGCGTTTTGAACTGACCTACATGGCCCTGGCCCCGGAGCTGAAGATCATCGCCCCCTGGCGGGAATGGGGTCTGCAGGGCCGGGCCGACTGCGTCGCCTACGCCGAAAAGCACGGCATTCCGGTGCCGGTGACTCAAGAGAAGCCCTATTCCAGCGACCGCAATTTATTGCACATTAGCTTTGAGGGGGGCATTTTGGAAGACCCCTGGGCCGAACCCCCGGCGGATATGTTTGTGCTCACCCAATCCCCCCAGGAGGCCCCCAATACCCCCCAGTACCTCGAGATTGACTTTGCGTCCGGGGACCCGGTGGCGGTGGACGACAAGAAAATGAGTCCGTTCCAGATCATCGACCACCTGAACAAGGTAGGCGGCGAGCACGGCATCGGCCGGGTGGACCTGGTCGAAAATCGCTATGTGGGCCTGAAATCCCGCGGCGTCTATGAGACCCCGGGCGGCACGATCCTGCGGGCGGCACACCACGCCGTGGAGTCCCTCACCCTGGACCGGGAGGTCATGCATCTGCGGGACAGCCTCATCCCCCGCTACGCCGAACTGGTCTATTACGGCTATTGGTTTGCGCCGGAGCGCACCGCCCTCCAAGCCCTCATTGACGAGGCCCAGAAACCGGTGACGGGCACGGCCCGCTTGCAATTATACAAGGGAAATGTTACCGTAGTGGGCCGCAAGGCTCCGAAGTCACTCTACCGCCCCGATCTCGTGACCTTCGAGGCCGGAGGCGACTACCAGCAGGCCGACGCTACCGGCTTCATCCGCCTCAATGCCCTGCGCCTGAAGATCCGGGCCAAGTTGGGAGAGCGTTAA
- a CDS encoding SdpI family protein → MIPPLPLFIVGAVLCGLSILMLCWHPGPNAWIGVRLPWTYADRELWDTSWRLGIVLVLGMGLGAFISWQVFIAATVVLLGVSLGCPMVIYYRKYGTLRFWKDQGWIAYHPVVRCRHCGHYQKLPDDAALSTAQCEACGRPYRI, encoded by the coding sequence ATGATTCCTCCCCTGCCGCTCTTTATCGTGGGAGCCGTGTTGTGCGGCCTGAGTATTTTGATGTTGTGCTGGCATCCGGGGCCCAACGCCTGGATCGGGGTGCGGTTGCCGTGGACCTATGCCGACCGGGAGCTGTGGGATACATCCTGGCGTTTGGGAATCGTATTGGTCCTGGGTATGGGGTTGGGGGCATTCATCTCGTGGCAGGTTTTCATCGCGGCCACGGTGGTGTTACTGGGGGTGAGCTTGGGCTGCCCCATGGTGATATACTACCGCAAATACGGCACCTTGCGTTTCTGGAAAGACCAGGGCTGGATTGCCTATCATCCGGTGGTGCGCTGTCGGCATTGCGGGCATTACCAGAAACTGCCCGACGATGCGGCCCTCTCCACGGCTCAATGCGAGGCGTGCGGTCGGCCGTACCGGATTTGA
- a CDS encoding REP-associated tyrosine transposase codes for MPNYRRFYSGTLWFFTVVTYKRRPILITDNTIHLLRIAMHECQNQYPFSIEALVVLPDHLHCIWRLDHSDTNYSRQWSIIKRRFTQGFRDGKKRNPPFWQSRFWAHVINDEQDFENHMNYIHYNPVKHGYVETPRDWQWTSLHRLIEEGLYPPNWGESIHIPDHVGRE; via the coding sequence ATGCCAAATTATCGCAGATTCTATTCTGGTACCCTTTGGTTCTTTACAGTTGTTACCTATAAAAGAAGGCCAATTCTCATAACCGATAACACAATTCATCTTCTTAGAATTGCGATGCACGAATGCCAAAACCAATATCCTTTTTCCATTGAGGCCTTGGTTGTATTGCCCGATCATTTACATTGTATATGGCGATTGGATCATTCGGATACAAATTATTCTCGCCAATGGAGCATAATCAAACGCCGATTTACTCAGGGTTTCAGAGATGGCAAGAAAAGAAATCCTCCTTTTTGGCAAAGCCGGTTTTGGGCCCATGTAATTAATGACGAACAGGATTTTGAAAACCATATGAATTATATCCATTATAATCCGGTAAAGCACGGGTATGTTGAAACCCCCCGAGATTGGCAATGGACCAGCCTACATCGATTGATAGAGGAAGGATTATACCCACCGAATTGGGGGGAATCAATACATATCCCCGATCATGTCGGCCGTGAATGA
- the lysA gene encoding diaminopimelate decarboxylase has product MHHFHYSNGQLYCEGVAVAAIAAKVGTPFYLYSHATLQHHFQVFDRAFGETPHLVCFAVKSNSNLAILRIFINQGGGVDIVSGGELFRALRAGVAPGKVVYSGVGKRPDEIRYALEQGILMFNIESPQELQVLNQAAGQMGRRARIALRVNPDVDPQTHPYISTGLKQNKFGIDIDRSVAEYLIAKQLPHLEIVGVACHIGSQLTQLSPFIETLGRLKELIARLRREDIQIRYLDIGGGLGIQYNEETPPHPVEYGRSIIQELQGLDCTLILEPGRVLVGNAGILVTKVLFTKQTEAKYFIIADAAMNDLARPSLYGSYHGIQPVVEKDRREVTASLVGPICESGDFLAKDRLMPAFDPGELVAVMSAGAYGFTMSSNYNSRPRVPEILVHKNEFYVIRQRETYEDLIRGEEIPICLTGG; this is encoded by the coding sequence ATGCACCATTTCCATTACTCCAACGGTCAGTTGTATTGTGAAGGCGTGGCCGTCGCCGCTATCGCCGCTAAGGTGGGCACTCCATTTTATCTGTACAGCCATGCCACGCTGCAACACCATTTCCAGGTCTTTGACCGGGCCTTTGGTGAAACCCCCCATCTGGTCTGTTTTGCCGTCAAGTCCAACTCCAATCTCGCCATCTTGCGGATTTTCATTAATCAGGGGGGCGGCGTGGATATCGTCTCCGGAGGGGAGCTCTTCCGGGCCCTCAGGGCCGGGGTGGCTCCAGGCAAGGTGGTGTATTCCGGTGTCGGCAAGCGGCCGGATGAGATCAGGTATGCCCTGGAACAGGGCATCCTCATGTTCAACATCGAATCGCCCCAGGAACTGCAGGTCCTCAATCAGGCCGCCGGTCAGATGGGCAGGCGGGCCCGCATTGCCTTAAGGGTCAATCCGGATGTGGACCCTCAGACCCACCCGTATATCTCCACCGGTCTGAAGCAGAATAAGTTTGGCATCGATATCGATCGGTCGGTGGCAGAATATTTAATCGCCAAGCAATTACCGCACCTGGAGATCGTAGGGGTGGCCTGTCACATCGGCTCACAGTTGACTCAGCTCTCTCCCTTCATCGAAACCCTGGGTCGTTTGAAGGAACTCATCGCTCGACTGCGGCGCGAGGATATCCAGATCCGCTATCTGGATATCGGCGGCGGCCTGGGTATTCAGTATAACGAAGAGACGCCCCCGCATCCGGTGGAATACGGCCGCAGCATCATTCAGGAATTGCAAGGCCTGGACTGCACCCTGATCCTGGAACCCGGTCGGGTGCTGGTCGGAAACGCCGGTATTCTCGTCACCAAGGTTTTATTTACCAAACAGACCGAAGCCAAATACTTTATCATCGCGGATGCGGCGATGAACGATCTGGCCCGCCCCAGCCTCTACGGCTCCTATCACGGCATACAGCCGGTAGTGGAGAAAGACCGGCGGGAAGTAACCGCCTCATTGGTCGGTCCTATCTGCGAGTCAGGCGACTTTTTGGCCAAAGACCGGCTGATGCCGGCATTTGATCCGGGCGAGCTGGTGGCGGTGATGAGCGCCGGGGCTTATGGCTTCACCATGAGTTCGAATTACAATTCCCGCCCCCGGGTCCCGGAAATTTTGGTGCACAAAAATGAGTTTTATGTTATCAGACAACGAGAAACCTACGAAGATCTGATTCGGGGTGAAGAAATACCGATATGTCTAACCGGCGGTTAA
- a CDS encoding pyridoxal phosphate-dependent aminotransferase, with protein MTRFTPADRLKQLPPYLFKEIDRLKDEVKARGVDIIDLGVGDPDLPTPRFIIQRLQEAALDPSTHRYPSYSGMNDFREAVVRWYQRRFGVTLDPEREVVTLIGSKEGIAHLPLAFNNPGDLNLVTSPAYPVYHIGTLFAGAHSHFLPLLRENHFLPDLSQVSGEVARHAKMLFFNYPNNPTGAVADFGFFIQAAEFCREHNIIAVHDAAYTEMAYDGFKPRSFLEVPGAKEVGIEFHSLSKSYNMTGWRLGFAVGQADVIAGLGKIKSNIDSGAFNAIQYAGIAALDSDQSSIRENCRILQERRDILISGLRKLGYAAVPPKATFYVWLPTPTGFTSAQFTGLLLEQAGIVTTPGNGFGAPGEGYIRLALTVDKSRLEEALDRLARLS; from the coding sequence ATGACCAGGTTTACGCCCGCTGACCGACTCAAACAATTACCCCCATATCTGTTTAAGGAAATCGACCGCCTAAAGGATGAGGTGAAGGCTCGCGGGGTTGATATTATCGACCTGGGCGTGGGAGACCCCGATCTCCCGACCCCCCGGTTCATTATCCAACGCCTCCAGGAAGCTGCCCTGGACCCGAGCACCCACCGCTACCCGTCCTACTCAGGCATGAACGATTTCCGGGAAGCGGTAGTTCGCTGGTATCAACGTCGCTTTGGTGTGACTCTCGATCCGGAGCGAGAAGTTGTCACCCTCATCGGCTCCAAAGAAGGCATTGCCCATCTGCCACTAGCCTTTAACAACCCCGGTGACCTGAATCTGGTCACCAGCCCGGCCTATCCGGTCTATCATATCGGTACCCTGTTCGCCGGGGCCCATTCCCATTTCCTGCCCCTGCTGCGAGAGAATCATTTCCTCCCGGATCTGAGCCAGGTGTCCGGCGAAGTGGCTCGGCATGCCAAGATGCTCTTTTTCAACTACCCCAACAACCCTACTGGCGCAGTGGCGGATTTTGGCTTTTTTATCCAGGCGGCGGAATTCTGCCGGGAGCATAACATCATTGCGGTTCACGACGCGGCGTATACCGAAATGGCCTATGACGGCTTCAAGCCCCGCAGTTTCCTGGAAGTCCCGGGGGCCAAAGAGGTGGGCATCGAGTTTCATTCCCTGTCGAAAAGCTACAATATGACCGGCTGGCGGTTGGGCTTCGCCGTCGGACAGGCCGACGTCATCGCCGGGTTGGGAAAGATCAAAAGCAACATTGACTCCGGCGCCTTCAATGCCATCCAATACGCCGGCATCGCGGCGCTGGATTCGGATCAGTCAAGCATCCGGGAAAACTGCCGCATCCTGCAGGAACGCCGGGATATCCTTATCAGTGGCCTGAGAAAATTAGGCTACGCGGCGGTACCCCCCAAGGCCACCTTTTACGTCTGGCTGCCCACGCCCACGGGGTTCACTTCGGCCCAATTCACCGGTCTACTCCTGGAGCAGGCAGGCATCGTCACTACTCCCGGCAACGGTTTCGGCGCCCCCGGTGAGGGTTACATCCGCTTGGCCCTGACGGTGGACAAATCCCGCCTCGAAGAGGCCCTGGACCGTCTGGCGCGGTTAAGCTAA